A window of Thermodesulfobacteriota bacterium contains these coding sequences:
- the glgX gene encoding glycogen debranching protein GlgX, producing the protein KTDDIWHCYIPDLKPGQLYAYRVYGDYDPANGLRYNPYKLLLDPYARAITGDINLEDVHYDFDFDKVDSEFLVNNQDSAENMPKCVVLDGKYDWENDTHPNIPWSDTIIYETHVKGFSILNEDIPKSHRGTYSGLSSKASIDYLKNLGITAVELLPVHHSVAERTLVDQGLTNYWGYNTVGFFAPDSRYSSTGIMGEQVEEFKDMVKALHNENIEVILDVVYNHTAEGGKLGPNLNFRGIDNLSYYKLKKDSKSDYENFTGTGNSINSGDDIVIRMVLESLRYWVEEMHIDGFRFDLATVLGREEYDFHRHSKLLELICNDTVLSKVKLIAEPWDIGYGGYQVGNFPDPFSEWNDKYRNTLRQFWRGDSGQLADMAYCISGSSNLYNLRSKGSHTSINYVCSHDGFTLEDLVSYENKHNLANLECNKDGTNENFSYNFGYEGETTNKEILERRERQKRNFIATVFLSQGTPMLLSGDEAGRTQQGNNNSYCQDNIISWLDWKRLKSNKDLNNFTRELIKLRKNSPILTKGQFFDGKEISDTNIRDLIWYLANGREISEEDWQNSNIKSLCLIMAFTDNTKSSDKIRSIRDNSLMIFLNGSKETEKFIVPDNNIASKWEIIINTSSNTLDKKGLCLSIKDNYIMLDRSLVVLKPRTGRLTKLLTSIIK; encoded by the coding sequence CAAAAACTGACGATATATGGCACTGCTACATTCCAGATTTAAAACCAGGACAGTTATATGCATACAGAGTTTACGGAGATTATGACCCAGCAAACGGGCTTCGCTATAACCCTTACAAGCTGCTCTTGGACCCTTATGCCAGAGCGATTACTGGTGACATCAATCTAGAAGATGTTCACTATGATTTTGATTTTGATAAAGTAGATAGCGAGTTTCTTGTTAATAATCAGGACAGCGCCGAAAACATGCCAAAATGCGTAGTGCTGGATGGTAAATATGATTGGGAAAATGATACTCATCCAAATATACCCTGGTCAGACACTATAATTTACGAGACGCACGTAAAAGGATTTTCTATTCTTAATGAAGATATCCCAAAATCACATAGGGGCACATACTCAGGTTTAAGCTCTAAAGCATCAATTGATTATCTAAAAAACCTCGGAATAACAGCCGTTGAACTTCTACCGGTACATCACAGTGTGGCAGAAAGAACTCTTGTAGATCAAGGGCTTACTAATTATTGGGGATATAACACTGTAGGATTTTTTGCCCCGGATTCTCGTTATTCGAGCACAGGTATTATGGGAGAGCAGGTAGAAGAATTTAAAGATATGGTTAAAGCGCTTCACAATGAAAACATTGAAGTGATACTGGATGTAGTCTATAACCACACTGCAGAAGGAGGCAAGCTTGGTCCGAATCTTAACTTTCGCGGCATTGACAATCTTTCATATTATAAATTAAAAAAGGACAGCAAAAGCGATTATGAGAACTTCACTGGCACTGGCAATTCTATAAATTCGGGAGACGATATTGTAATTCGGATGGTTTTAGAGAGCCTTAGGTATTGGGTGGAGGAGATGCATATTGATGGATTTAGGTTTGATCTTGCGACTGTATTAGGTCGAGAAGAATATGATTTTCACAGACATAGTAAACTGCTAGAGTTAATATGTAATGATACAGTACTTAGCAAAGTTAAATTAATTGCCGAACCATGGGACATAGGTTACGGCGGATACCAAGTAGGCAATTTCCCCGATCCCTTTTCAGAGTGGAACGATAAGTATAGAAATACCCTAAGACAGTTCTGGAGAGGTGACAGCGGACAATTGGCAGATATGGCGTATTGTATTAGCGGATCAAGCAATCTATACAATCTTCGCTCTAAAGGCTCTCACACTAGCATTAATTACGTATGCTCCCATGACGGATTTACACTCGAAGATCTTGTTTCATATGAGAACAAACACAACCTAGCGAATCTAGAATGCAACAAAGACGGTACAAATGAGAATTTTAGCTATAACTTTGGCTATGAAGGAGAAACTACAAACAAAGAGATCCTGGAGCGAAGAGAGAGACAAAAAAGAAATTTTATAGCCACCGTGTTCTTATCCCAAGGAACACCAATGCTTCTTTCAGGAGACGAGGCAGGAAGAACTCAGCAAGGGAACAACAATTCTTATTGCCAGGATAATATTATTTCTTGGCTTGATTGGAAAAGGCTTAAATCAAACAAAGACCTTAATAATTTTACAAGAGAGTTGATAAAACTAAGAAAAAACTCTCCGATTTTAACAAAAGGTCAGTTTTTTGATGGAAAAGAGATAAGTGACACAAATATTAGAGATCTAATCTGGTATTTAGCAAACGGAAGAGAAATATCTGAAGAAGACTGGCAGAACAGCAATATTAAATCATTATGTCTAATAATGGCATTTACAGATAATACGAAAAGTAGTGATAAAATAAGATCAATCAGAGACAATTCATTAATGATATTTCTTAACGGCTCAAAAGAGACTGAAAAGTTTATTGTCCCGGACAATAATATTGCATCAAAATGGGAAATTATAATAAATACTTCAAGCAATACTTTAGATAAAAAAGGCCTATGTTTATCTATAAAAGATAACTATATAATGCTCGACAGATCATTGGTAGTATTAAAACCAAGAACTGGCAGATTAACAAAATTATTGACTAGCATAATAAAATGA